Proteins from one Hydrogenophaga sp. SL48 genomic window:
- the ftsZ gene encoding cell division protein FtsZ, with product MSIEMIEVEEFNAGTQIKVIGVGGGGGNAVDHMISRHVQGVEFICANTDAQALTRSAAGRTIQLGASGLGAGSKPEKGREAAELAIDEIRTAIDGAHMLFITAGMGGGTGTGAAPVIARVAKEMGILTVGVVTKPFDFEGGKRMQNADAGLAELEANVDSLIVVLNDKLLEVLGDDVTQDDAFAHANDVLKNAVGGIAEIINEYGNVNVDFEDVRTVMGEPGKAMMGTAVAAGPDRARIAAEQAVACPLLEGIDLSGAKGVLVLVTAAKGSLKLSESKLAMNTIRAYASPDAHVIYGAAYDDELGDEMRVTVVATGLSRQGVRRTAPPLQVLRTGTDNTPFNVPTMNTPVGTSGASQPDYHSMAVPSVWRTNRTQAAAKVDALASGGMDDFEIPAFLRKQAD from the coding sequence ATGAGCATCGAAATGATTGAAGTCGAGGAATTCAACGCAGGCACGCAGATCAAGGTGATCGGCGTGGGTGGTGGTGGTGGCAACGCGGTGGACCACATGATTTCCCGCCACGTGCAGGGCGTGGAGTTCATCTGCGCCAACACCGATGCGCAGGCGCTCACCCGCAGCGCTGCCGGCCGCACCATCCAGCTCGGTGCGAGCGGCCTGGGCGCGGGCAGCAAGCCCGAGAAGGGCCGCGAGGCCGCCGAACTCGCGATCGACGAAATCCGCACCGCCATCGACGGCGCGCACATGCTCTTCATCACCGCCGGCATGGGCGGCGGCACCGGCACCGGCGCCGCCCCCGTGATCGCCCGCGTGGCCAAGGAAATGGGCATCCTGACCGTGGGCGTGGTCACCAAACCCTTCGACTTCGAAGGCGGCAAGCGCATGCAGAACGCCGATGCGGGCCTGGCCGAACTCGAAGCCAATGTGGACTCGCTGATCGTGGTGCTCAACGACAAGTTGCTTGAAGTGCTGGGCGACGACGTGACACAGGACGATGCCTTCGCCCATGCCAACGACGTGTTGAAAAACGCGGTGGGCGGCATTGCCGAGATCATCAACGAGTACGGCAACGTGAACGTCGACTTCGAAGACGTGCGCACCGTGATGGGCGAACCCGGCAAGGCCATGATGGGCACCGCCGTGGCCGCCGGCCCCGACCGCGCACGCATTGCCGCCGAGCAGGCCGTGGCCTGCCCGTTGCTGGAAGGCATCGACCTCTCGGGCGCCAAGGGTGTGCTGGTGCTGGTCACCGCCGCCAAGGGTTCGCTCAAGCTGTCGGAATCCAAGCTGGCCATGAACACGATCCGCGCCTACGCTTCGCCGGACGCGCACGTGATCTACGGCGCAGCCTACGACGACGAGCTGGGCGACGAGATGCGCGTCACCGTGGTCGCCACCGGCCTGAGCCGCCAGGGCGTCCGCCGCACCGCGCCCCCGCTGCAGGTGCTGCGCACCGGCACCGACAACACGCCGTTCAACGTGCCGACGATGAACACACCCGTGGGCACGTCAGGCGCCAGCCAGCCCGACTACCACTCCATGGCCGTGCCCAGCGTGTGGCGCACCAACCGCACCCAGGCGGCGGCCAAGGTGGACGCGCTGGCGTCGGGCGGCATGGACGACTTCGAGATCCCGGCTTTCCTGCGCAAGCAGGCAGATTGA
- the murD gene encoding UDP-N-acetylmuramoyl-L-alanine--D-glutamate ligase, which yields MNALQDQHVLILGLGISGLSMARWCVRHGAVVTVADTREAPPSLAALRAECPHAVFVAGPFDDSLLARQPWNLIARSPGLPPEQLAPARAWAQQQGAAFVGELDLFAQALHDLSLREHLPYKPKVLAITGTNGKTTVTSLTGLLLERCGWKVAVAGNIGPALLDVLGAALDTEARAEADAAAQAEIDAAQAPVAAPVEPEPVVDEVDVPVADAQGELLPADEDEPLPAPDDDGEAPVLRVPPPIESPPPPHLPAAWVLELSSFQLDGTAGGAWDGVPTAATVLNITEDHLDWHGSMAAYGEAKAAVFGAKALMLLNRDDPSVMAMKPANVTVKIGGRNRQQPARPWATFGLDAPQRPGDWGIESMNGMDWLVRALALDETRKRGRASDEEEEIYFQRLMPVDALRIRGRHNAANALAALALASSTGALLAPMLHGLREYRGEPHRVEPIGILNEVEYFDDSKGTNVGATLAAIRGLGADRRLVVILGGDGKGQDFAPLAEPLARHARAAVLIGRDAARIREQVQAAAESAGVPLLDAASLPEAVGLCAAQALSGDAVLLSPACASMDMFRDYKHRADVFVDAVRALADEQGVSLEGAS from the coding sequence ATGAACGCCCTTCAAGACCAACACGTTCTCATCCTCGGCCTGGGCATCTCCGGGCTGTCGATGGCGCGCTGGTGTGTGCGCCACGGCGCAGTGGTGACCGTGGCCGACACCCGCGAGGCCCCGCCCTCGCTGGCCGCCCTGCGCGCCGAGTGCCCGCACGCGGTGTTCGTGGCGGGGCCGTTCGATGACAGCCTGCTGGCGCGCCAGCCCTGGAATCTGATCGCGCGCAGCCCGGGCCTGCCGCCCGAGCAGCTGGCACCGGCCCGCGCCTGGGCGCAGCAACAGGGTGCGGCCTTCGTGGGCGAACTCGACCTGTTCGCGCAGGCCCTGCACGACCTGTCGCTGCGCGAGCACCTGCCTTACAAGCCGAAGGTGCTGGCCATCACCGGCACCAACGGCAAGACCACGGTGACTTCACTCACCGGTCTGCTGCTGGAGCGCTGTGGCTGGAAGGTGGCCGTGGCCGGCAACATCGGCCCTGCCTTGCTGGACGTGCTGGGCGCGGCGCTGGACACCGAAGCCCGGGCCGAGGCCGACGCCGCGGCGCAGGCCGAGATCGACGCAGCGCAGGCACCGGTCGCCGCACCGGTGGAGCCTGAGCCCGTCGTGGATGAGGTGGATGTGCCGGTCGCCGATGCGCAGGGCGAGTTGCTGCCGGCCGACGAAGACGAGCCCTTGCCCGCGCCCGACGACGACGGTGAGGCCCCGGTGTTGCGGGTGCCGCCACCCATCGAGTCTCCGCCGCCGCCGCACCTGCCTGCGGCCTGGGTGCTCGAACTCTCCAGCTTCCAGCTCGACGGCACCGCCGGTGGTGCCTGGGACGGCGTGCCGACGGCGGCCACCGTGCTCAACATCACCGAAGACCACCTCGACTGGCACGGTTCCATGGCCGCCTATGGGGAGGCCAAGGCCGCCGTGTTCGGTGCGAAAGCGCTGATGCTGCTCAACCGCGACGACCCGTCGGTGATGGCGATGAAGCCCGCCAACGTGACGGTCAAGATCGGTGGCCGCAACCGCCAGCAGCCTGCGAGGCCCTGGGCCACGTTCGGGCTGGATGCGCCGCAGCGCCCGGGTGACTGGGGCATCGAATCCATGAACGGCATGGACTGGTTGGTGCGCGCGCTCGCGCTGGACGAAACCCGCAAGCGGGGCCGCGCCAGCGATGAAGAGGAAGAGATCTACTTCCAGCGCCTGATGCCCGTCGATGCCCTGCGCATCCGCGGGCGGCACAACGCCGCCAACGCGCTCGCCGCCCTGGCGCTGGCGAGTTCCACCGGGGCCTTGCTGGCGCCCATGTTGCACGGCTTGCGCGAATACCGGGGCGAACCGCACCGGGTCGAGCCGATCGGCATCCTCAACGAGGTCGAGTACTTCGACGACAGCAAGGGCACCAACGTGGGTGCCACGCTCGCGGCCATCCGTGGGCTCGGTGCCGACCGCCGCCTGGTCGTGATCCTGGGGGGCGACGGCAAGGGGCAGGACTTTGCCCCGCTGGCCGAGCCCCTGGCGCGCCACGCGCGCGCGGCGGTGCTGATCGGCCGGGATGCCGCGCGCATCCGTGAACAGGTGCAGGCCGCCGCCGAGTCGGCCGGTGTGCCGCTGCTGGACGCCGCGAGCCTGCCCGAGGCGGTGGGCCTGTGCGCGGCCCAGGCGCTCAGCGGTGACGCGGTCCTGCTCTCGCCCGCCTGCGCCAGCATGGACATGTTCCGCGACTACAAACACCGCGCCGACGTGTTCGTCGATGCGGTGCGTGCGCTGGCCGACGAGCAGGGCGTGAGCCTGGAGGGCGCGTCATGA
- a CDS encoding D-alanine--D-alanine ligase — protein MSATVDANSMGKVAVLLGGRSAEREVSLMSGSGVLAALKSKGVDAHAFDPAERDLSELKREGFDRCFIALHGRFGEDGTVQGAMELMGIPYTGPGVMASAVAMDKLMTKRIWIAEGLSTPAWRQVKSAADTRAAFAALGSPMIVKPVREGSTIGLTKVTTLEQCDAAYALASGQDPMVMCEQFIAGDEVTIPVLGTGSEARALPVIRIVAPDGNYDYQHKYFTDDTKYLVPCGLPEGEEAAIQALVLQAFLTLDCRGWARADVMIDAKTRKPYLLEINTSPGMTGHSLVPMSARAAGLSYEDLCFTLLASASLDNPARPG, from the coding sequence ATGAGCGCAACGGTGGATGCAAACAGCATGGGCAAGGTGGCGGTGTTGCTGGGCGGGCGTTCCGCTGAGCGCGAGGTCTCGCTGATGTCGGGCAGCGGCGTGCTGGCGGCGTTGAAAAGCAAGGGGGTGGACGCCCACGCGTTCGACCCGGCCGAGCGCGATCTGTCCGAGCTCAAGCGCGAGGGCTTCGACCGCTGCTTCATCGCGCTGCACGGCCGTTTCGGCGAAGACGGCACGGTGCAGGGCGCGATGGAACTGATGGGCATTCCCTACACCGGCCCCGGCGTCATGGCCTCGGCCGTGGCCATGGACAAGCTCATGACCAAGCGCATCTGGATCGCCGAAGGCCTGAGCACCCCGGCCTGGCGCCAGGTGAAGAGCGCCGCCGACACCCGCGCCGCGTTCGCCGCGCTGGGCTCGCCCATGATCGTCAAGCCCGTGCGCGAGGGCTCCACCATCGGGCTGACCAAGGTCACCACGCTGGAACAGTGCGACGCCGCCTACGCGCTCGCCTCGGGCCAGGACCCGATGGTGATGTGCGAGCAGTTCATCGCCGGCGACGAGGTGACGATCCCCGTGCTCGGCACCGGCTCGGAAGCCCGCGCCCTGCCGGTGATCCGCATCGTGGCGCCCGACGGCAACTACGACTACCAGCACAAGTACTTCACCGACGACACGAAATACCTCGTGCCCTGCGGCCTGCCCGAGGGCGAGGAGGCCGCCATCCAGGCGCTGGTGCTGCAGGCCTTCCTCACGCTGGACTGCCGCGGCTGGGCGCGCGCCGACGTGATGATTGACGCGAAGACCCGCAAGCCCTACCTGCTGGAGATCAACACCTCGCCCGGCATGACCGGCCATTCGCTGGTGCCCATGTCGGCGCGCGCGGCCGGCCTGTCGTACGAAGACCTGTGCTTCACGCTGCTCGCCAGCGCCTCGCTGGACAACCCGGCCCGACCCGGCTGA
- the murG gene encoding undecaprenyldiphospho-muramoylpentapeptide beta-N-acetylglucosaminyltransferase, whose amino-acid sequence MTRQPCALIMAGGTGGHIFPGLAVAEALRDKGWRVHWLGSPGSMESRLVPPRGFALELIDFGGVRGKGLKTLVLLPLRLLRAFWQALGVVGRVKPDVLVGLGGYITFPGGMMGVLRGKPLVLHEQNSVAGMANKVLAGIADRVFTAFPDVFHKAEWVGNPLRAEFLRQAAPAERFAGRSGPLRLLVVGGSLGAKALNDTVPQALALIPAAQRPQVVHQSGEKQIDALRANYEAAGVQAELTPFIQDTASAFAEADLIVCRAGASTVTEIAAVGAAALFVPFPHAVDDHQTTNARFLVEAGGAWLVPQAAFTPASLAQTLQGLDRQQLLAMATQAQQVQKTGAVAAVVAACEQLAKVKTA is encoded by the coding sequence ATGACGCGTCAACCCTGCGCCCTCATCATGGCCGGCGGCACCGGCGGCCACATCTTCCCCGGTCTGGCCGTGGCCGAAGCCCTGCGCGACAAGGGTTGGCGCGTGCACTGGCTGGGCTCGCCCGGCAGCATGGAAAGCCGCCTGGTGCCCCCGCGCGGTTTTGCGCTGGAGCTGATCGATTTCGGTGGCGTGCGTGGCAAGGGGCTCAAGACCCTGGTCCTGCTGCCGCTGCGCCTGCTCCGTGCCTTCTGGCAGGCCCTGGGCGTGGTGGGCCGCGTGAAGCCCGACGTGCTGGTCGGGCTCGGTGGCTACATCACCTTCCCCGGCGGCATGATGGGCGTGCTGCGCGGCAAGCCGCTGGTGCTGCACGAGCAGAACTCGGTCGCCGGCATGGCCAACAAGGTGCTGGCCGGCATCGCCGACCGGGTGTTCACCGCGTTCCCCGACGTGTTCCACAAAGCCGAGTGGGTGGGCAACCCGTTGCGCGCCGAGTTTCTGCGGCAGGCCGCGCCCGCCGAACGCTTCGCCGGTCGCAGCGGCCCGCTGCGCCTGCTGGTGGTCGGCGGCAGCCTGGGCGCCAAGGCGCTCAACGACACGGTGCCGCAGGCGCTGGCGCTGATCCCCGCAGCACAGCGCCCGCAGGTGGTCCACCAGAGCGGGGAGAAACAGATCGACGCCCTGCGCGCCAACTACGAGGCCGCGGGCGTCCAGGCCGAGCTGACCCCTTTCATCCAGGACACGGCCAGCGCCTTCGCCGAGGCCGACCTCATCGTCTGCCGCGCCGGCGCCAGCACGGTGACGGAGATCGCGGCGGTGGGCGCGGCGGCCCTGTTCGTTCCCTTCCCTCACGCCGTGGACGACCACCAGACCACCAACGCCCGCTTCCTGGTCGAGGCCGGTGGGGCCTGGCTGGTGCCGCAGGCCGCGTTCACCCCTGCCTCGCTCGCGCAGACCCTGCAGGGCCTGGACCGCCAGCAACTCCTGGCCATGGCCACCCAGGCCCAACAGGTGCAGAAGACCGGTGCCGTGGCGGCGGTGGTGGCCGCGTGCGAGCAACTCGCGAAAGTCAAAACAGCATGA
- the lpxC gene encoding UDP-3-O-acyl-N-acetylglucosamine deacetylase, with the protein MLAQRTLKSLTKAVGVGLHSGQRVELTLRPAAPDTGIVFRRVDLPEPVEIPVNADAVSDTRMASTISNGGVKVQTIEHIMSAAAGLGLDNLYVDITAEEVPILDGSSASFVYLLQSAGIAMQKAPKRFIRLKRPVEVREGEGRTLKWARLDPFHGYKLAFEIEFDHPAVNSSGQRVEFDMGSGRYAREIARARTFGFTRDVEMMRSHGLALGGGLDNAIVMDDVKVLNADGLRYQDEFVKHKILDAIGDLYIIGKPLLAAYSAFRSGHAMNNLLLRALLALPEAYEVVSFEHEREAPSGFAQLAPAW; encoded by the coding sequence ATGCTTGCTCAACGCACCCTGAAATCTCTCACCAAAGCCGTTGGCGTCGGTCTGCACAGCGGTCAGCGCGTGGAGCTGACGCTGCGGCCGGCCGCGCCCGACACCGGCATCGTGTTCCGCCGCGTCGATCTGCCCGAGCCGGTGGAGATTCCGGTGAACGCCGACGCCGTGTCCGACACGCGCATGGCATCGACCATCTCCAACGGTGGCGTGAAGGTGCAGACCATCGAGCACATCATGAGTGCCGCCGCCGGGCTGGGGCTGGACAACCTGTACGTGGACATCACGGCCGAAGAGGTTCCGATCCTGGATGGCTCCTCGGCCTCGTTCGTTTACCTGCTTCAGAGCGCCGGCATCGCCATGCAGAAGGCGCCCAAGCGCTTCATCCGGCTCAAACGGCCGGTGGAGGTGCGCGAGGGTGAGGGCCGCACGCTCAAATGGGCGCGGCTGGACCCGTTCCATGGCTACAAGCTGGCCTTCGAGATCGAGTTCGACCACCCGGCGGTGAATTCCAGCGGCCAGCGCGTGGAGTTCGACATGGGCAGCGGACGTTATGCGCGCGAGATCGCCCGGGCCCGCACCTTCGGTTTCACCCGCGATGTCGAGATGATGCGGTCCCACGGGCTGGCGCTCGGCGGGGGGCTGGACAACGCCATCGTGATGGACGATGTGAAGGTGCTCAACGCCGACGGCCTGCGGTACCAGGACGAGTTCGTCAAGCACAAGATCCTGGACGCCATCGGTGACCTCTACATCATCGGCAAGCCGCTGCTGGCCGCCTACAGCGCCTTCCGCAGCGGCCATGCGATGAACAACCTCCTGTTGCGCGCTTTGCTGGCGCTGCCCGAGGCTTACGAGGTGGTGAGCTTCGAACACGAGCGCGAGGCCCCCAGTGGTTTCGCGCAGCTGGCACCGGCCTGGTGA
- the murC gene encoding UDP-N-acetylmuramate--L-alanine ligase — MKHAIRHIHFVGIGGSGMSGIAEVLLNQGFRITGSDLGENAATRRLESMGAQVHVGHDAAYIEGADAIVTSTAVKEDNPEVVAAHAKLVPVVPRAVMLAELMRMKKGVAIAGTHGKTTTTSLVASVLAAAGLDPTFVIGGRLNSAGANAQLGSGEYIVVEADESDASFLNLLPVLSVVTNIDADHMDTYGHDFGRLKGAFIEFLHRMPFYGAAVVCVDDPAIREILPQIARPIIGYGFAEDAQLRAVDVRAVDGQMHFTVLRNDGDGRPPMAVVLNLPGLHNVLNALAAIGIADELGVPDAAVQQALAEFKGVGRRFQLYGEAALPSGGQATIVDDYGHHPVEMAATLAAARGAFPGRRLVLAFQPHRYSRTRDCFEDFVKVIGHADAVLLAEVYPAGEAPIVAADGRSLARALRVAGKLEPVFVDDIADMAQAVMDNARDGDVVLCMGAGTIGAVSGQVIEMAQGGRQ; from the coding sequence ATGAAACACGCCATTCGACACATTCACTTCGTCGGCATCGGTGGCTCGGGCATGAGCGGCATCGCCGAGGTGTTGCTGAACCAGGGGTTCCGCATCACCGGCAGCGACCTCGGCGAGAACGCCGCGACGCGCCGCCTGGAATCCATGGGCGCACAGGTGCACGTCGGCCACGACGCGGCCTACATCGAGGGCGCCGACGCCATCGTCACCTCCACCGCGGTGAAGGAAGACAACCCCGAGGTGGTGGCCGCGCACGCGAAGCTGGTGCCGGTGGTGCCGCGCGCGGTGATGCTGGCCGAGCTGATGCGCATGAAAAAGGGCGTGGCCATCGCGGGCACGCACGGCAAGACCACGACCACCAGTCTGGTGGCCAGCGTGCTCGCCGCCGCCGGGCTCGACCCGACCTTCGTGATCGGTGGGCGCCTCAACAGCGCGGGCGCCAATGCCCAGCTGGGCTCGGGCGAGTACATCGTGGTCGAGGCCGACGAGTCGGACGCCTCGTTCCTGAACCTGTTGCCGGTGCTCTCGGTCGTGACCAACATCGACGCCGACCACATGGACACCTACGGCCATGACTTCGGCCGGCTCAAGGGCGCGTTCATCGAGTTCCTGCACCGCATGCCGTTCTACGGCGCGGCGGTGGTGTGCGTGGACGACCCGGCGATCCGCGAAATCCTACCGCAGATCGCCCGCCCGATCATCGGCTACGGCTTTGCCGAAGACGCCCAGCTCCGGGCGGTGGACGTGCGGGCCGTGGACGGTCAGATGCACTTCACCGTGCTGCGCAACGACGGCGACGGGCGGCCGCCCATGGCGGTGGTGCTCAACCTACCCGGCCTGCACAACGTGCTGAACGCGCTCGCGGCGATCGGCATCGCCGACGAACTCGGCGTGCCCGACGCGGCGGTGCAGCAGGCGCTGGCCGAGTTCAAGGGCGTGGGGCGTCGCTTCCAGCTGTATGGCGAAGCGGCGCTGCCCTCGGGCGGCCAGGCGACCATCGTGGACGACTACGGTCACCACCCGGTGGAGATGGCGGCCACGCTGGCGGCCGCGCGCGGGGCTTTTCCGGGCCGCCGCCTGGTGCTGGCCTTCCAGCCACACCGCTACAGCCGCACCCGCGACTGCTTCGAGGATTTTGTGAAGGTCATCGGACACGCCGACGCCGTGTTGCTGGCCGAGGTGTACCCCGCCGGCGAGGCCCCCATCGTGGCCGCCGACGGCCGCTCGCTGGCGCGCGCGCTGCGGGTGGCGGGCAAGCTGGAGCCGGTGTTCGTGGACGACATCGCGGACATGGCGCAGGCGGTGATGGACAACGCACGCGATGGCGATGTGGTGCTGTGCATGGGTGCCGGCACCATCGGTGCGGTGTCGGGACAGGTGATCGAAATGGCACAGGGAGGCCGCCAATGA
- the ftsW gene encoding putative lipid II flippase FtsW produces MAALNQGFGKLRASLGALLPRVVGLGNAAGADGLPVRLSNRTYAGTRQGQVRELGFDQPLLWVVMALMAWGLVMVYSASIALPDNPRFANYAPTHFAVRHGLFILIGLIGSLIVFQVPMQTWERFAPWLFAFALLLLVLVLVPFIGKGVNGARRWFSLGIISFQPSELAKLTVLLYAADYMVRKMDVKERFFRAVAPMAVALAVVGMLLLAEPDMGAFMVIVVIAMGILFLGGVNARMFFLIALVVVGAFALMVMMSEWRRERIFAYLDPWSEQYALGKGYQLSHSLIAFGRGEIFGVGLGGSVEKLHWLPEAHTDFLLAVIGEEFGLIGVLVVIGVFMWMIRRIMHIGRQAIALDQVFAGLVAQGVGLWIGFQAFINIGVNLGALPTKGLTLPLMSYGGSAILLELVALAIVLRVDYENRQLMKGGRS; encoded by the coding sequence ATGGCCGCACTGAACCAGGGTTTCGGCAAGCTGCGCGCCAGCCTCGGCGCCCTGCTGCCCCGCGTGGTGGGTCTGGGCAACGCGGCCGGCGCCGATGGGTTGCCTGTGCGGCTGTCCAACCGCACCTACGCCGGCACCCGGCAGGGCCAGGTGCGTGAGCTGGGCTTTGACCAGCCCTTGTTGTGGGTGGTCATGGCCCTGATGGCCTGGGGCCTGGTGATGGTGTATTCCGCCTCGATCGCCCTGCCCGACAACCCGCGTTTCGCCAATTACGCGCCCACCCACTTCGCGGTGCGCCATGGCCTGTTCATCCTGATCGGCCTGATCGGCTCGCTGATCGTGTTCCAGGTGCCGATGCAGACCTGGGAGCGGTTCGCACCCTGGCTGTTTGCGTTCGCCCTGTTGCTGTTGGTGCTGGTGCTGGTTCCCTTCATCGGCAAAGGGGTCAACGGCGCGCGGCGCTGGTTCTCGCTGGGCATCATCAGCTTCCAGCCGTCGGAGCTGGCCAAGCTCACCGTCCTGTTGTATGCCGCCGACTACATGGTGCGCAAGATGGACGTGAAGGAACGCTTCTTCCGTGCCGTGGCACCGATGGCGGTGGCCCTGGCGGTGGTCGGCATGCTGCTGCTGGCCGAGCCGGACATGGGGGCCTTCATGGTGATCGTCGTGATCGCCATGGGCATCCTGTTCCTGGGTGGCGTGAACGCGCGCATGTTCTTCCTGATCGCGCTGGTTGTGGTGGGGGCGTTTGCCCTGATGGTCATGATGAGCGAGTGGCGGCGCGAGCGCATCTTTGCCTACCTCGACCCCTGGAGCGAGCAGTACGCCCTGGGCAAGGGCTACCAGCTCTCGCACTCGCTGATCGCGTTCGGGCGCGGCGAGATTTTTGGCGTGGGGCTGGGTGGCAGCGTGGAAAAACTGCACTGGCTGCCCGAAGCCCACACCGACTTCCTGCTCGCGGTCATAGGCGAGGAGTTCGGCCTGATCGGCGTGCTGGTCGTGATCGGGGTCTTCATGTGGATGATCCGCCGCATCATGCACATCGGCCGCCAGGCTATCGCGCTCGATCAGGTGTTTGCGGGGCTCGTCGCACAGGGCGTCGGCCTGTGGATCGGCTTCCAGGCCTTCATCAACATCGGCGTGAACCTCGGCGCCCTGCCCACCAAGGGCCTGACCCTGCCGTTGATGAGCTACGGCGGCTCGGCCATCCTGCTTGAACTGGTCGCGCTGGCCATCGTGCTGCGGGTGGATTACGAGAACAGACAGTTGATGAAGGGGGGCAGGTCATGA
- a CDS encoding cell division protein FtsQ/DivIB codes for MDRADLPLDIKLMTLATRGLVMVFAVLCLGVVGTWIARHPVWNLRAITVQGEVSHQNAVGLRAQLAAQMRKQLSASFLTVDLQLVRALFQTVPWVREARVQREFPNRLRVTLEEHQAVAWWGQAGSGQLVSRLGEVFEASPDDGDGLPELAGPVEQAPQVWALYQTLSAELGRLEMGLVRLELNERGNWRAELDNGARIELGRGTPEDLLERTRRFTATLGQLTQRYPGALQTVDLRYPNGYALRVQGVTTVTEDDPKKPTPTR; via the coding sequence ATGGACCGCGCCGATCTGCCCCTTGACATCAAGCTCATGACCCTGGCCACCCGTGGCCTGGTGATGGTGTTTGCCGTCCTGTGCCTGGGGGTGGTCGGCACCTGGATCGCCCGCCATCCGGTCTGGAACCTGCGCGCCATCACCGTGCAGGGCGAGGTGTCTCACCAGAACGCGGTGGGGCTGCGCGCCCAGCTCGCCGCCCAGATGCGCAAGCAGCTGAGCGCCAGCTTCCTCACCGTCGACCTGCAGCTGGTGCGGGCCCTGTTCCAGACCGTGCCCTGGGTGCGCGAGGCGCGGGTGCAGCGCGAGTTTCCGAACCGCCTGCGGGTCACGCTGGAAGAGCACCAGGCGGTGGCGTGGTGGGGCCAGGCCGGGTCGGGCCAACTGGTCAGCCGCCTGGGCGAGGTGTTCGAGGCGAGCCCCGACGATGGCGACGGCCTGCCCGAGCTGGCCGGTCCGGTGGAGCAGGCGCCACAGGTGTGGGCGCTGTACCAGACGCTGTCGGCCGAACTGGGCCGGCTGGAGATGGGCCTGGTGCGGCTGGAGCTCAACGAGCGCGGCAACTGGCGCGCCGAGCTCGACAACGGCGCCCGCATCGAGCTGGGCCGCGGCACGCCCGAAGACCTGCTGGAGCGCACCCGCCGCTTCACCGCCACCCTGGGCCAGCTGACCCAGCGCTACCCCGGTGCGCTGCAGACCGTGGACCTGCGTTACCCCAATGGCTACGCGCTGCGTGTGCAGGGCGTGACCACGGTGACCGAAGACGACCCCAAGAAACCAACACCAACCCGCTGA
- the ftsA gene encoding cell division protein FtsA encodes MAKEYKDLVVGLDIGTAKIMVVVAEVQTTGELKLAGLGVSASHGLKRGVVVNIDATVQSIQQALKEAELMADCRIARVYTGITGSHIRGINSSGMVAIKDREVTQADVARVIETAKAINISTDQRLLLVEPQEFVIDGQEVKEPIGMSGIRLEAKVHIVTGAQSAAENIIKCVRRCGLEVDQLMLNPLASSQAVLTDDEKELGVALVDIGAGTTDVAIFAGGAIRHTAVIPIAGDLITSDIAMALRTPTKDAEDIKVEHGCAKQLLADPDQQVEVPGLGDRGPRMLSRQALAGVIEPRVEEIFALVQQVIRDSGFEEVLSSGIVLTGGSAVMPGMVELGEDIFLKPVRRGMPHYASALSDMVAQPRAATVMGLLEEARIARVRGHKVAQKAGSMQSALDRMKNWFVGTF; translated from the coding sequence ATGGCCAAGGAATACAAGGATTTGGTGGTGGGACTGGACATTGGCACCGCCAAGATCATGGTGGTGGTGGCCGAGGTCCAGACCACGGGCGAGCTCAAGCTCGCCGGTCTGGGTGTGTCCGCCAGCCACGGCCTCAAGCGCGGCGTGGTCGTCAACATCGACGCCACCGTGCAGAGCATCCAGCAGGCGCTGAAAGAGGCCGAGCTGATGGCCGACTGCCGCATCGCCCGCGTCTACACCGGCATCACCGGCAGCCACATCCGCGGCATCAACAGCAGCGGCATGGTGGCGATCAAGGACCGCGAGGTGACCCAGGCCGACGTGGCGCGCGTGATCGAGACCGCCAAGGCCATCAACATCTCCACCGACCAGCGCCTGCTGCTGGTCGAGCCGCAGGAGTTCGTGATCGACGGCCAGGAGGTGAAAGAGCCCATCGGCATGAGCGGCATCCGGCTCGAAGCCAAGGTGCACATCGTCACTGGCGCGCAGAGCGCGGCCGAAAACATCATCAAGTGCGTGCGCCGCTGCGGCCTGGAGGTGGACCAGCTCATGCTCAACCCGCTGGCCTCCAGCCAGGCGGTGCTGACCGACGACGAAAAGGAACTGGGCGTGGCGCTGGTGGACATCGGCGCGGGCACCACCGACGTGGCGATCTTCGCCGGCGGCGCGATCCGCCACACGGCGGTGATCCCGATCGCGGGCGACCTGATCACCAGCGACATCGCCATGGCGCTGCGCACGCCCACCAAGGACGCCGAAGACATCAAGGTCGAACACGGCTGCGCCAAGCAGTTGCTGGCCGACCCGGACCAGCAGGTGGAAGTGCCCGGCCTGGGCGACCGCGGCCCGCGCATGCTCAGCCGCCAGGCGCTGGCGGGCGTGATCGAGCCCCGGGTGGAAGAGATCTTTGCGCTGGTGCAGCAGGTGATCCGCGACTCGGGTTTCGAAGAGGTGCTGTCGTCGGGCATCGTGCTCACGGGCGGCAGCGCGGTCATGCCGGGCATGGTCGAGCTGGGCGAGGACATCTTCCTCAAGCCCGTTCGCCGGGGCATGCCGCACTACGCCTCGGCGCTGTCCGACATGGTGGCCCAGCCGCGCGCGGCGACGGTCATGGGCCTGCTGGAAGAGGCACGGATCGCCCGGGTGCGCGGGCACAAGGTGGCGCAGAAGGCGGGCTCCATGCAGAGCGCGCTGGACCGCATGAAAAACTGGTTTGTGGGGACATTCTGA